A single region of the Ptychodera flava strain L36383 chromosome 9, AS_Pfla_20210202, whole genome shotgun sequence genome encodes:
- the LOC139140132 gene encoding lysophospholipid acyltransferase 2-like, with protein MAFVLSSFISFLSEISGLKYEWTFYLFFQTFAMLSAIAYRNVLHPNNASVFSRHVFAIVCGLIIAVCSYSWNSLHLVVQSTIPYIVIRFVSPRYAHVIVFTFTMLYLSAEHLRQQLAGIRADTDHMAPMMINVQKVTTIAFSIHDGFSENSSKLTKRQKELATRRIPSFIEYYSYIFHFQNLTAGPFCFYNHYIDFVEGKHVVPYKIKRADGREIVIHKEPPVTFAVLGKLFQALIMLAVVLGIGDSHPIEGNVADTMLKSSVLHRISYMMVSILRAQSKYIFAWSVADAICNASGLGFNGYDENGVPRWNFMTNINVPGFWMASSLTGTVANWHIPTRLWLKYVFYDRVPYLKDALTFALTAVWHGFFPGYYWTNATMVLTLLASRKVRYNVRPYFTSTQTRKLFYDVVTWIFHHVSLAYMTVPFVMLHNAPIVKFYRSVYFCGHIVTLVLILVLPGRKASKRIAADQEHTVTTTQNDYHKKEQ; from the exons ATGGCTTTTGTACTTTCATCATTCATATCTTTTTTGTCGGAGATATCTGGCCTAAAGTATGAGTGG acctTCTATCTTTTCTTTCAAACCTTTGCTATGTTGTCAGCGATAGCATACAGAAACGTTCTCCATCCAAACAACGCAAGTGTTTTCTCAAGGCACGTTTTCGCCATCGTGTGCGGTCTCATCATTGCCGTCTGTTCGTACTCCTG GAACTCACTCCATCTGGTCGTACAATCAACGATTCCCTACATTGTAATCCGATTCGTGAGTCCAAGGTATGCCCATGTCATTGTATTTACCTTCACGATGCTCTACCTGTCAGCGGAACACCTTCGACAGCAACTCGCCGGCATCAGAGCAGATACTGACCACATGGC GCCCATGATGATCAACGTGCAAAAGGTCACAACCATCGCATTTAGTATTCATGATG GGTTTTCCGAAAACTCTTCCAAGTTGACCAAAAGACAAAAGGAACTAGCAACAAG ACGCATACCATCATTCATCGAATACTACAGCTACATTTTCCATTTCCAAAATCTTACGGCTGGACCATTCTGTTTCTACAATCATTACATCGACTTCGTAGAAGGCAAACACGTGGTACCTTACAAGATAAAAAGAGCAGACGGCAGAGAAATTGTAATACACAAAGAACCACCGGTCACG TTTGCTGTTCTCGGTAAGCTATTTCAAGCCTTGATAATGTTGGCTGTAGTCCTGGGGATAGGAGATTCGCATCCGATAGAGGGCAATGTCG CTGATACAATGCTCAAGTCTTCAGTGTTGCACCGCATATCCTATATGATGGTGTCCATATTACGGGCGCAGAGTAAATACATCTTTGCCTGGAGTGTGG CCGACGCCATCTGCAATGCTTCTGGTCTGGGATTCAATGGTTACGATGAAAATGGTGTCCCAAGATGGAATTTCATGACAAACATTAACGTACCTGGATTTTGG ATGGCGAGCAGCCTGACGGGGACGGTTGCGAACTGGCACATTCCGACGAGACTGTGGCTGAAGTACGTCTTCTACGACCGGGTGCCATATCTAAAGGACGCCTTGACGTTTGCGTTGACGGCAGTGTGGCATGGATTCTTCCCAGGGTACTACTGGACAAATGCAACCATGGTCCTCACACTGTTGGCTTCAAGAAAG GTACGCTATAATGTACGTCCGTATTTCACGAGCACACAAACAAGAAAACTGTTCTACGATGTTGTCACGTGGATATTCCATCATGTTTCACTGGCTTACATGACAGTACCATTTGTAATGCTCCACAACGCCCCTATAGTCAAATTCTACAG ATCGGTGTACTTTTGTGGACACATCGTTACTCTCGTTTTAATCCTGGTATTGCCAGGGAGGAAGGCATCGAAACGCATAGCTGCTGATCAAGAACATACAGTGACAACAACACAGAACGATTATCACAAGAAGGAACAATGA